Proteins encoded within one genomic window of candidate division WOR-3 bacterium:
- a CDS encoding ferredoxin family protein: protein SILGIKLNRNWCKGCALCVEICPKNVYDREAKVSARGFREIVIKNPELCNKCLLCELLCPDLAITIEKEVNSKVNS, encoded by the coding sequence ATTCTATTCTTGGTATTAAATTGAACCGAAACTGGTGTAAAGGTTGTGCTCTTTGTGTTGAAATCTGTCCCAAGAATGTTTATGACCGTGAAGCCAAAGTCTCAGCCAGAGGTTTCCGCGAAATCGTCATTAAAAATCCTGAATTGTGTAATAAATGCCTTTTATGTGAATTATTATGTCCAGATTTAGCAATTACGATAGAAAAAGAGGTCAATTCAAAAGTCAATAGCTAA